One region of Chlorobiota bacterium genomic DNA includes:
- a CDS encoding nucleoside deaminase, producing MNRHEHFMEMALEEARIAGQEGEVPIGAVLVRNGSVIARSHNRVEQLKNPTAHAELLAIQEAIACQQEKWLHECALYVTLEPCPMCAGAILLARIPKLYFGAFDANAGAAGTLFSITADPRLNHAAQTWGGICAAQSTQLLQQFFREQRTRK from the coding sequence ATGAATCGGCACGAACACTTTATGGAAATGGCCTTGGAGGAAGCACGCATTGCCGGGCAAGAAGGTGAGGTCCCGATTGGTGCGGTGCTGGTTCGCAATGGGTCCGTGATTGCGCGATCCCACAACCGTGTGGAGCAGCTGAAGAACCCAACCGCCCACGCCGAACTGTTAGCCATCCAAGAAGCAATCGCGTGCCAGCAAGAGAAATGGCTGCATGAATGCGCGCTGTACGTGACGCTGGAGCCATGCCCGATGTGCGCCGGCGCAATCCTTCTTGCAAGGATTCCCAAACTCTACTTTGGCGCGTTCGACGCAAACGCCGGCGCGGCGGGGACGCTCTTCTCCATCACGGCGGATCCCCGGCTGAACCACGCGGCCCAGACGTGGGGCGGGATTTGCGCGGCCCAAAGCACCCAGCTGCTTCAGCAATTTTTCCGCGAGCAACGGACCCGGAAATAG
- a CDS encoding T9SS type A sorting domain-containing protein, whose product MRKLLLLLCAVMFALPTSMVVAGGGDGGEKNDSPDPQRRTYDSNPSDAAGNPESYPGGPIGKSPLATGYYVTDNDAPQSGAPWAPSYSFVDTTGVEAKSWRRILSGPNQQPMSFWEQPGSSGYEYFHNPDLATDSTDDAFAGPIAIGFPFYYYGRKYDSFYVSTNGLIALTNRRYQYDVNGNRIDYDPWSDDTRGKTGNALTDPTADDYGFEFVARGTKTAQGGIRNRNNTPFPANSLRSVLAPLWDDNELLQINPSTGLPDDYGRVYWRRDQSGNKLIIYYVNMTMMNRSRVLPIIGTPATPARRQVGASFQVVLDRSDSTVQYNYVNFRGSLADPTQGIFTFPAASVFAVNATIGVQSHDREYTNYLANYTPNTGAVYVNGDKGATPHANLAIQFKQWKNVVRVLNVTFQVPNKNNPNVFEPLPKGQEAGNFELLLGNAILGVVRPVGIVENVSSNKQGITGVNYTAQPIAFNVIFRIRDLVNVLAQPVYQKTRATKSLYPIENTPGIMNTNTSIPNIDTIVFDPYVTNAQLLKQLGRFKAEVIATDRNPQGQIYGDRWPFDDTTGIRMFGISRQEVPYISTFSDYDDSPEDGLIPPVKRWVSIGAQVVDGEANCYNPPPPRGPAGSRGVNSPVVLLDRNDVSLAPYPGSYVGDTLISFPINLSTVLSRPVIILSYQRAGRQTYARGWSDNLRVGPEQAVFNTAKSSFIQRPDQLVVEFAEPSPDGIDNVTNPKNWREAGFNDSKASLNAALAGVQGWGATSPRWGVFGGGGGSELDTNGKIVVDEFDAGKDFEFYRAYIPIPTRWTKPLNANKTFRFRLRVLAKNDQNPAGPPGDDSDPFFVDNVMLVEPQKPEVEVTAVGVDWPYTIAPGSQARAIPLWTKVSNNGSTAATAFGVAMWVVNAAAPPPPGLYNYYRYLTVVSVQAGRDFRQPFPSWNAQECGSEFTPNPNDPAYPNQTKTTRYRINAQIFPTGYDSYNANDYTYTDFDLTIGSVFAYDDGSNDVPNYAGLTGKGLNLVAPYPDATGGSPYGPVGGSSAGTFAMQFRILSRDTIRGWRAYFGEANQSPDYIKYSIYQQGPGANVNTPPNQVIARSVRFALRGQGIPSRPSTEPFNFGQFVTYELDTPLVVEPGLYYATIAQLGETGLELGADASRMGQVTTIREDLSPGQGNFSIPAHPDMRANRFWYEATTGSGSWVPMITSTGNPGYPHLNWQGTVAGFPTHQRASWIPMIQPFFGPKSTTVCLVTPVELASFEATPLANAVRLDWSTATELNNHGFFVERREKGVESWNELGFVKGNGTSNQAKQYDYTDTKVNVGPTYQYRLRQTDLDGTVSYSGIREARIESASTGLTNSLGQNVPNPMGNLTQIAFNVVESGKVKVEIVDVFGSVVRTFDVDATAGANSITWEGTDQNGVTVPSGTYVYKLVGNGFTLSKKLTVTR is encoded by the coding sequence ATGAGAAAGCTACTACTGCTTCTCTGCGCTGTGATGTTTGCTCTGCCAACTTCGATGGTTGTTGCAGGGGGTGGCGATGGGGGGGAGAAAAACGATTCTCCCGATCCACAACGCCGCACCTACGACAGCAATCCAAGCGACGCAGCCGGCAATCCAGAATCTTACCCGGGGGGGCCGATTGGCAAATCGCCATTGGCCACTGGGTACTACGTAACCGACAACGACGCACCGCAATCCGGCGCGCCGTGGGCCCCAAGCTACTCGTTTGTTGACACCACAGGTGTTGAAGCCAAAAGCTGGCGTCGCATCCTTTCGGGGCCAAACCAACAACCGATGAGCTTTTGGGAACAGCCCGGAAGCAGTGGTTATGAGTACTTCCACAATCCAGACTTAGCAACGGACTCGACCGACGACGCGTTCGCCGGGCCAATTGCTATCGGATTCCCGTTCTACTACTACGGTCGGAAGTATGATAGCTTCTACGTCTCCACCAACGGTCTGATCGCTTTGACCAACCGTCGTTATCAGTACGATGTCAACGGCAACCGTATTGATTACGATCCGTGGAGCGATGACACCCGTGGAAAAACCGGCAACGCCTTAACCGATCCTACGGCGGATGATTACGGTTTCGAATTTGTTGCTCGTGGCACCAAAACTGCTCAAGGTGGCATTCGTAACCGTAACAACACTCCGTTCCCGGCCAACAGCCTGCGCTCGGTGCTGGCTCCGCTTTGGGACGACAACGAGTTGCTGCAGATCAATCCATCAACCGGATTGCCGGACGACTACGGCCGCGTTTACTGGCGGCGGGATCAAAGCGGCAACAAGCTCATCATCTATTATGTCAACATGACGATGATGAACCGGTCCCGCGTGCTGCCAATTATCGGCACGCCGGCAACACCAGCACGCCGCCAAGTTGGTGCCAGCTTCCAGGTGGTGCTGGACCGCAGCGACAGCACGGTGCAGTACAACTACGTCAACTTCCGTGGTTCGTTGGCCGATCCAACCCAGGGTATCTTTACCTTCCCTGCAGCTTCGGTCTTTGCGGTGAACGCAACAATCGGCGTTCAAAGCCATGATCGCGAGTACACGAACTATTTAGCCAACTACACGCCAAACACTGGTGCGGTGTATGTAAACGGCGATAAAGGTGCCACGCCGCACGCCAACCTTGCCATTCAGTTTAAGCAATGGAAGAACGTGGTGCGCGTGTTGAACGTGACCTTCCAAGTTCCGAACAAGAATAACCCGAATGTGTTTGAGCCATTGCCGAAGGGGCAAGAAGCCGGCAACTTTGAGTTGCTTCTTGGCAACGCCATCCTTGGTGTGGTTCGCCCGGTCGGTATCGTGGAGAACGTCTCCAGCAACAAGCAAGGGATCACAGGGGTAAACTACACGGCCCAGCCGATTGCCTTTAACGTGATCTTCCGTATTCGGGACCTTGTGAACGTGTTGGCGCAGCCGGTGTATCAGAAAACCCGTGCTACGAAGTCGCTCTATCCTATCGAGAATACCCCTGGTATTATGAACACAAATACCAGCATTCCGAATATTGATACGATCGTCTTCGATCCATACGTCACCAACGCCCAGCTGCTGAAACAGCTTGGCCGTTTCAAAGCAGAAGTGATTGCCACCGATCGCAACCCGCAAGGGCAAATCTATGGCGACCGCTGGCCGTTCGACGACACTACGGGCATCCGCATGTTCGGTATCAGCCGCCAAGAGGTGCCGTATATCTCCACCTTTAGCGACTACGACGATTCACCAGAAGATGGTCTGATCCCACCGGTGAAACGTTGGGTCTCGATTGGCGCACAAGTGGTTGATGGTGAAGCGAACTGCTACAACCCACCGCCACCACGTGGTCCAGCAGGAAGCCGCGGCGTGAATTCGCCAGTGGTGCTGCTCGATCGTAACGATGTCTCGTTGGCTCCATACCCAGGTTCGTATGTGGGCGATACGTTGATCTCCTTCCCGATCAACCTGAGCACAGTATTGAGCCGCCCAGTCATTATCCTTTCCTACCAACGTGCCGGTCGCCAGACCTACGCACGTGGCTGGAGCGATAACCTGCGCGTCGGCCCAGAGCAAGCGGTGTTTAACACTGCAAAGTCGAGCTTCATCCAGCGCCCAGACCAATTGGTGGTGGAGTTTGCCGAGCCAAGCCCAGACGGTATTGATAACGTCACCAATCCAAAGAACTGGCGCGAAGCCGGCTTCAACGACAGCAAAGCATCGTTGAATGCAGCACTGGCCGGTGTCCAAGGCTGGGGCGCGACTTCACCACGGTGGGGCGTGTTTGGCGGCGGCGGTGGGTCGGAGCTTGACACTAATGGTAAGATCGTTGTGGACGAATTTGATGCCGGTAAGGACTTCGAGTTCTACCGGGCATACATTCCGATTCCTACACGTTGGACCAAACCGCTGAACGCGAACAAAACCTTCCGTTTCCGCCTGCGTGTATTGGCCAAAAACGACCAAAACCCAGCCGGACCTCCGGGTGACGACAGCGATCCATTCTTTGTGGACAACGTCATGTTGGTGGAACCACAGAAGCCTGAGGTAGAGGTTACGGCAGTGGGTGTGGATTGGCCATACACCATTGCTCCTGGCTCGCAAGCACGCGCCATTCCGCTCTGGACAAAAGTCTCCAACAACGGATCCACGGCAGCTACGGCATTTGGTGTAGCAATGTGGGTGGTCAATGCGGCAGCTCCGCCACCACCAGGATTGTACAACTACTATCGTTACTTGACAGTGGTATCGGTGCAAGCCGGTCGTGACTTCCGCCAGCCGTTCCCATCATGGAACGCCCAAGAGTGCGGAAGCGAGTTTACGCCGAATCCAAACGATCCGGCGTATCCGAATCAAACAAAGACCACGCGCTACCGGATCAACGCCCAGATTTTCCCAACGGGCTACGATTCCTACAACGCAAACGACTACACCTACACAGATTTCGATCTGACCATCGGTTCGGTGTTTGCGTACGACGACGGCTCGAACGACGTCCCGAACTACGCTGGCTTGACCGGCAAAGGCTTGAACCTTGTTGCTCCATACCCGGATGCAACCGGTGGATCGCCGTACGGCCCAGTTGGCGGCAGCAGTGCTGGTACCTTCGCAATGCAGTTCCGCATCCTTTCGCGCGATACCATCCGCGGCTGGCGTGCGTACTTCGGCGAAGCCAACCAGTCGCCGGATTACATCAAGTACTCCATCTACCAGCAAGGCCCGGGGGCAAACGTAAACACGCCTCCAAACCAGGTCATCGCCCGTTCGGTGCGCTTTGCGCTTCGTGGCCAGGGTATCCCATCACGGCCATCAACGGAGCCATTCAACTTCGGCCAGTTCGTTACTTACGAGTTGGATACGCCATTGGTGGTGGAGCCAGGGCTGTACTACGCAACCATTGCTCAGCTTGGCGAAACCGGTCTTGAGCTTGGTGCCGATGCCAGCCGCATGGGTCAGGTGACGACAATCCGCGAAGACCTTAGCCCAGGCCAGGGGAACTTCAGCATCCCGGCGCACCCAGATATGCGTGCAAACCGCTTCTGGTACGAAGCAACAACGGGTTCGGGGTCGTGGGTGCCAATGATTACCTCAACGGGTAACCCAGGCTATCCACACTTGAATTGGCAAGGAACGGTCGCCGGATTCCCAACGCACCAGCGTGCGTCGTGGATTCCGATGATCCAGCCATTCTTCGGACCAAAGAGCACAACGGTTTGCCTTGTTACTCCGGTTGAGCTTGCATCGTTCGAGGCCACACCGCTGGCCAACGCTGTTCGCCTTGATTGGAGCACCGCAACCGAGTTGAACAACCACGGCTTCTTTGTGGAACGCCGCGAGAAGGGAGTCGAAAGCTGGAACGAGCTTGGATTCGTGAAGGGGAACGGAACCAGCAACCAAGCCAAGCAGTACGACTACACCGACACCAAGGTGAACGTTGGCCCAACCTACCAATACCGCCTGCGCCAGACCGACCTTGATGGAACGGTCAGCTACAGCGGTATCCGCGAAGCCCGCATCGAGTCGGCTTCCACAGGCTTGACCAACAGCCTTGGCCAAAACGTCCCGAACCCAATGGGCAACCTGACCCAAATCGCCTTCAACGTTGTTGAAAGCGGCAAGGTGAAAGTTGAGATTGTGGACGTGTTCGGTAGCGTTGTCCGCACCTTCGATGTTGATGCCACGGCCGGTGCCAACAGCATCACATGGGAAGGCACCGACCAAAACGGCGTGACCGTTCCAAGCGGAACCTACGTCTATAAACTGGTCGGCAACGGCTTCACACTGAGCAAGAAACTGACCGTGACGCGGTAA
- a CDS encoding AAA family ATPase, with protein MSLIDFINHGILPFMGREATAQRILEAVARIAEAPGLHAMLMTGEAGAGKSRLIEEAIRRAEDAGVAVIHAKLYPESPTAIAPMLSSAIWRYTMAHPATNVDADDTLPSVASALRRLSRLRRLLLVLEDIHLITGEGVPQLALLLQGLSDEQMVLLCAARPVEIPVRGVLEPHLVDEFPLPPLDRDSLREIWTHLFDEAPTSSVIELLMATTAGNPLALRSGLRGALNAGVIARDARAGMWRVSSNSTALKNILERGVGSLTEGMAAHLQPEERRAASSIAALGEVVARESAAAMIGGDLRTMDILTFKGILTPLDSLIPHLSGKASASPLLAFTHSLLHRRLADDHQADMGRLVEVIAGGLPLFSATPFQLLAAAETLPQLPTDVARDAIQRGLDIALELDNTADWPLALQVWNGTQRLFQHIEQELEPEPQQTLQALMLIRRSNLLHRDHDAFQGVLDDLLRVTANPSSNQMWFYRFSTLVNQHLHSFNRTGTPDLEARSGIEALAKERPHLQFTQSYVAYLWQRLYIGSLEHDNAAQREVESIMERLIESDEANDEFRAMLRSSLYPILIDLFETEAELHKRLEMLQELERMPRQSNYPDVLHCKLVLLFTIGKMHDVATTAQETARVARERNLLQNLYFALRCGTAAQGMTHLPMERLAAEAKRVADTFAEPHTQLQRDHFGYQLATAAALRGEHDWAERFEGEYMSDWKKFTPLHRRVHHAIRHDGLQELMGEEIPESPQNNLLCELAEVVVARDAGVAASSLVEQIQQASLQPILTLPMLLINRALLALLVHAQKFPELQPLTDPLTQDLQRMVVADLEWCLQQRLPLGMAGALQQFEGLLPKREATRWRGTMQNLLREALPHHSDHEQGELRLAMVGTIEVQLPSGETVKPRGERLRVFLGLLTVDAMVEKRLTQRELYRLAVPDMSDPDDIRKSVNLTVHRLREMMGHEAILTDGDTPRLNRSAMKIDILEAYDHLQTATRALSEGVLVRAQEALVKGIGITRGEVIFPTLFEEFFQAAREDYENRIRLLAIRTARSLIREGDSVRAEELLSRAVAAMPTNGELRELLHETLRKLDRHVEAERVRMEAGG; from the coding sequence ATGTCCCTTATTGATTTCATCAACCACGGAATCCTTCCATTTATGGGGCGCGAAGCAACGGCGCAGCGGATACTGGAGGCCGTTGCGCGCATTGCCGAAGCCCCGGGCCTGCACGCAATGTTGATGACCGGGGAAGCCGGAGCGGGAAAAAGCCGGTTGATTGAAGAAGCCATTCGCCGCGCAGAAGATGCCGGGGTGGCGGTGATCCACGCAAAGCTCTATCCCGAATCCCCCACCGCCATTGCGCCAATGCTCAGCAGTGCCATTTGGCGGTACACCATGGCCCACCCCGCCACCAACGTAGATGCCGACGACACGCTTCCATCGGTGGCTTCGGCTCTGCGGCGATTGTCGCGGCTGCGGCGGCTGCTGCTGGTGTTGGAGGATATCCACCTGATTACTGGGGAAGGGGTTCCGCAACTTGCGTTGCTGCTGCAAGGGTTAAGCGATGAGCAGATGGTCCTGCTGTGCGCCGCCCGCCCGGTGGAGATTCCTGTGCGTGGCGTGCTGGAGCCGCACCTTGTTGATGAGTTCCCCCTTCCGCCCCTTGACCGCGACAGCCTTCGCGAGATATGGACGCACCTGTTCGATGAAGCACCCACCAGCAGCGTGATTGAACTGCTGATGGCCACCACCGCTGGAAACCCGCTTGCGCTCCGCTCGGGCCTGCGTGGCGCGCTGAATGCCGGGGTGATTGCCCGCGACGCACGCGCGGGGATGTGGCGCGTAAGCAGCAACAGCACCGCGCTGAAAAACATTCTTGAACGTGGCGTGGGGTCGCTAACGGAGGGGATGGCCGCCCACTTGCAGCCGGAGGAACGCCGCGCCGCCAGCAGCATTGCAGCACTTGGCGAAGTGGTCGCGCGCGAGTCGGCAGCGGCGATGATTGGCGGCGACCTTCGCACCATGGACATCCTGACGTTCAAGGGGATACTCACTCCGCTCGATTCGCTGATCCCTCACCTTTCCGGGAAAGCCTCTGCCTCGCCGTTGCTGGCCTTCACCCACTCCCTGCTCCACCGCCGATTGGCCGATGACCACCAGGCCGATATGGGGCGATTGGTTGAGGTGATTGCTGGCGGGCTTCCGCTGTTTTCGGCAACTCCGTTCCAGCTTCTTGCCGCCGCCGAAACGCTTCCGCAGCTCCCGACCGACGTTGCCCGCGACGCAATCCAGCGCGGGTTGGATATCGCGCTGGAGCTTGACAACACCGCCGATTGGCCCCTTGCCTTGCAGGTCTGGAACGGAACCCAGCGGCTGTTCCAACATATCGAGCAGGAGTTGGAGCCGGAGCCGCAGCAAACCCTGCAGGCACTGATGTTGATCCGCCGTAGCAACCTTCTGCATCGTGACCATGATGCGTTCCAGGGGGTGTTGGATGATCTGTTGCGGGTAACGGCAAATCCATCCAGCAACCAGATGTGGTTCTACCGATTCTCCACCTTGGTGAACCAGCATCTGCACAGTTTCAACCGAACCGGAACGCCGGACCTTGAGGCCCGCAGCGGCATTGAGGCACTGGCAAAGGAACGCCCGCACCTGCAGTTCACGCAGTCGTACGTGGCGTACTTGTGGCAACGGCTGTACATCGGCTCGCTGGAGCATGATAATGCTGCGCAACGTGAGGTGGAAAGCATCATGGAGCGGCTGATAGAATCGGACGAAGCCAACGATGAGTTCCGCGCAATGCTCCGCAGCTCGCTCTATCCAATCCTGATTGACCTGTTCGAGACCGAAGCGGAGCTGCACAAGCGTTTGGAGATGCTGCAGGAACTTGAGCGGATGCCGCGCCAATCCAACTACCCCGACGTGCTCCATTGCAAACTTGTGCTGCTGTTCACCATTGGCAAGATGCACGACGTTGCAACCACCGCCCAGGAAACCGCCCGCGTTGCGCGCGAGCGGAACCTGCTGCAGAATCTCTATTTCGCGCTTCGGTGCGGCACCGCGGCCCAGGGGATGACCCACTTACCGATGGAACGCCTTGCCGCCGAAGCAAAACGCGTGGCCGATACGTTTGCCGAACCCCACACCCAGTTGCAGCGGGATCACTTCGGCTATCAGCTTGCCACCGCGGCGGCACTGCGTGGTGAGCACGATTGGGCCGAGCGATTCGAGGGGGAATACATGAGCGATTGGAAGAAGTTCACGCCGCTGCACCGCAGGGTCCACCACGCCATTCGCCACGATGGACTGCAAGAGTTGATGGGGGAGGAGATTCCCGAATCGCCGCAAAACAACCTGCTGTGCGAGCTTGCGGAAGTGGTGGTCGCGCGGGATGCTGGCGTGGCCGCGTCATCCTTGGTGGAACAGATTCAGCAAGCCAGCTTGCAGCCGATCTTGACGCTTCCGATGCTGCTTATCAATCGTGCACTGCTTGCTTTGCTGGTTCACGCGCAGAAGTTCCCGGAGCTTCAGCCCTTGACGGATCCGCTTACCCAGGACCTGCAGCGCATGGTGGTTGCCGATCTTGAATGGTGCTTGCAGCAGCGGCTTCCGCTGGGAATGGCGGGGGCATTGCAGCAGTTCGAGGGGTTGCTTCCCAAGCGGGAGGCCACACGGTGGCGTGGCACGATGCAGAACCTGCTCCGCGAGGCATTGCCGCACCACTCGGACCACGAGCAAGGGGAGCTGAGGTTGGCAATGGTTGGGACGATTGAGGTTCAGTTGCCAAGCGGCGAAACTGTGAAGCCACGCGGCGAGCGGCTGCGGGTGTTCCTGGGATTGCTGACGGTGGATGCGATGGTGGAAAAACGGCTAACCCAGCGCGAACTTTATCGCCTTGCCGTCCCCGACATGAGCGACCCCGACGACATCCGTAAATCGGTGAACCTGACGGTGCATCGGCTGCGGGAGATGATGGGCCACGAAGCAATCCTTACCGACGGCGACACGCCCCGGCTGAATCGTTCGGCCATGAAGATTGATATTCTTGAGGCGTACGATCATCTGCAAACAGCAACCCGTGCTTTGTCGGAAGGAGTGCTTGTGCGGGCGCAAGAGGCATTGGTGAAAGGGATCGGAATCACCAGGGGCGAGGTGATTTTCCCGACGTTGTTCGAGGAGTTTTTCCAAGCCGCACGCGAGGATTACGAGAATCGGATTCGCTTGCTGGCGATTCGCACGGCACGCAGCCTGATTCGCGAGGGGGATAGCGTTCGCGCCGAGGAGCTTCTTTCCCGCGCCGTCGCGGCCATGCCAACAAATGGGGAGCTTCGTGAGCTTCTGCATGAAACCCTCCGCAAACTTGATCGCCACGTGGAGGCCGAGCGGGTGAGGATGGAAGCGGGGGGATAA